Proteins from one Staphylococcus sp. IVB6214 genomic window:
- a CDS encoding NAD(P)H-dependent oxidoreductase → MISIIYGGNQSGVCFELYKTILKKLDKNDLHIFNLQQMDLSLILENGYYSEPTKQQTYIINTLNESETLIFIYPLYWFNVPPIMKSFIDQAFWPENAFSFKRKQYFKKGLWKDKKAIILYTQGGPEIFHKLKKRMGYHVLKYPLNLAGIYKITTYHLDNLNRSKNKKEIIDKKINKVAMKVVGNLEL, encoded by the coding sequence ATGATTAGTATTATATACGGAGGTAACCAGTCAGGAGTATGCTTTGAGTTATATAAGACAATTTTAAAGAAGTTAGATAAAAATGATTTACATATATTTAATTTGCAACAAATGGATCTTTCATTAATATTGGAGAATGGTTACTATTCAGAACCAACAAAACAGCAAACGTATATAATCAATACTTTAAATGAATCAGAGACATTAATTTTTATTTATCCACTATATTGGTTCAATGTTCCACCAATAATGAAAAGTTTTATTGATCAAGCATTTTGGCCAGAAAATGCATTTAGTTTTAAAAGAAAGCAATATTTTAAAAAGGGTTTATGGAAAGATAAAAAAGCAATCATTTTGTACACGCAGGGAGGCCCAGAAATTTTTCATAAATTAAAAAAGAGAATGGGATACCATGTACTTAAATATCCATTAAACCTTGCGGGAATATATAAAATTACAACATACCACCTTGATAATTTAAATAGAAGTAAAAATAAAAAGGAAATTATTGATAAAAAGATTAATAAAGTCGCTATGAAAGTAGTAGGGAATTTAGAATTATAG
- the rlmH gene encoding 23S rRNA (pseudouridine(1915)-N(3))-methyltransferase RlmH: MKITVIAVGKLKEKYWKQAIAEYEKRLGAYTKIDVVEVPDEKAPETMSDKEVEQVKYKEGQRILAKIKPQSTVITLEIQGKMLSSEALAQEIQQRMTRSTSDFTFVIGGSNGLHQDVMNRSDYALSFSKMTFPHQMMRVILLEQVYRAFKIMRGEAYHK; the protein is encoded by the coding sequence ATGAAAATTACAGTGATTGCAGTTGGAAAATTGAAAGAAAAATACTGGAAGCAAGCGATCGCAGAATACGAAAAACGACTCGGTGCCTATACAAAAATAGACGTTGTAGAAGTCCCTGATGAGAAAGCACCTGAAACCATGAGCGATAAAGAAGTAGAGCAAGTGAAATACAAAGAAGGCCAACGCATTCTAGCCAAAATCAAGCCACAATCTACCGTCATTACATTAGAGATACAAGGTAAGATGTTGAGCTCAGAAGCACTTGCGCAAGAAATTCAGCAACGTATGACACGTAGCACAAGCGACTTTACATTTGTCATCGGTGGGTCTAATGGTTTACATCAAGATGTGATGAACCGTAGTGACTATGCGTTGTCATTCAGTAAAATGACTTTCCCGCACCAAATGATGCGTGTGATATTGTTGGAGCAAGTGTATCGTGCGTTTAAGATTATGCGTGGGGAAGCGTATCACAAATAA
- a CDS encoding type 1 glutamine amidotransferase family protein — translation MKISKVYLYVFNTMSDWEYGYLIAELNSGRYFKNGLEPLNVITVGATKESVKTMGGLHIAPDMTFGKCKVEHNDLLILPGGMNWNDQVHKPILERVGTALDEGTIIAAICGAVDALANSGYIDTRKHTSNNLEYTKMTCPNYRGEKYFEMKSAVSDENLITASGIAPLEFAMEVLKKIDVFEPDTLEAWYELNKSHKAKYFYKLMDSIS, via the coding sequence ATGAAAATATCAAAAGTATATCTTTATGTATTTAATACAATGTCAGATTGGGAGTACGGTTATTTAATTGCTGAATTGAACTCAGGAAGATATTTTAAAAATGGGTTAGAACCATTAAACGTAATAACTGTAGGTGCTACTAAGGAATCAGTAAAAACAATGGGTGGATTACATATAGCGCCAGATATGACTTTCGGTAAATGTAAGGTAGAACACAATGATCTTCTAATTTTACCTGGAGGAATGAATTGGAATGACCAAGTACATAAACCGATATTAGAAAGAGTTGGTACTGCATTAGATGAAGGAACAATTATTGCTGCAATTTGTGGTGCAGTGGATGCTTTAGCTAATAGTGGGTACATAGATACTAGGAAACACACGAGTAATAACTTAGAATATACTAAAATGACGTGTCCAAATTATAGAGGAGAAAAATATTTTGAAATGAAGTCGGCTGTGTCTGATGAAAATTTAATTACTGCGTCAGGTATTGCGCCGCTAGAATTTGCTATGGAAGTATTGAAAAAGATAGACGTATTTGAACCAGATACATTGGAAGCATGGTATGAGTTGAATAAGTCACATAAAGCAAAATATTTTTATAAACTAATGGATTCGATAAGTTAA
- a CDS encoding DUF927 domain-containing protein has protein sequence MKFENDKYLIDSNGCFKKMKGSNDGEGERLVKLASPIFIVAKYKDRVYKKEQIIIQDIDGDEYILDSSILSSRNLFKLIEMGFTINENRIKELSNALQEYRDSTVKSSFYKGVGVIPTNKGTVIVLDDLYFSPSMTEEDMNQVVCDNKYDLAPKGELSEWLTMFQEQVSGNVLLELVTIFGVSALVTRYLFFLNEIEYTGIVYSLTGQSSSGKTTAAMLAGSIAGNVNKGDNTLFCSWNATKVGVENIMSSNFGVPVIFDELSTSTISNLTNLLYSISEGQGRERADKNGNTREKFNSGTSIISTGEYSIFSNSAKNDGLRVRIIEINEAITSSSSNSDAIKKVVRKNYGHVLPIISEYLLNNEEQLVTIYEEHRQWFKLALANEESKTGIRMISRYAVILTSATVFELALDVKLGIEEIRNYLLNYHNSTILERSLTEKAMEVLIQYIAVNSGKFSHGGPLSNMIENNGVIIAQNDYIEVRIIRSVFERILRDNGFEDTKNVIKSLANDNKLVTDKDRKTNQRKVKNNNGEMESIVYYHIKIDKKLAETLNLKFE, from the coding sequence ATGAAGTTTGAAAATGATAAATATTTAATTGATTCAAATGGTTGCTTTAAGAAAATGAAAGGTAGCAATGATGGAGAAGGTGAGAGGCTAGTTAAACTAGCTTCTCCAATTTTTATAGTCGCTAAGTATAAAGATCGAGTATATAAAAAAGAACAGATTATCATACAAGACATAGATGGTGATGAATACATTTTAGATTCAAGTATATTAAGTTCACGTAACTTGTTTAAATTGATAGAAATGGGATTCACTATTAATGAAAATAGGATTAAAGAATTGAGTAATGCTTTACAAGAGTATAGAGATAGTACAGTGAAAAGTAGTTTTTATAAAGGTGTTGGTGTTATACCTACAAATAAAGGAACAGTTATTGTTTTAGATGATCTCTATTTTAGTCCTTCAATGACTGAAGAAGATATGAATCAAGTGGTTTGTGATAATAAATATGATTTAGCTCCTAAGGGTGAATTAAGTGAATGGTTAACAATGTTTCAGGAACAAGTGAGTGGCAATGTTCTATTGGAACTAGTTACTATCTTTGGAGTGAGTGCTTTAGTTACTAGATATTTATTCTTTTTAAATGAAATTGAGTATACAGGAATAGTGTATTCATTGACAGGACAGTCTTCAAGTGGGAAAACTACAGCAGCTATGTTAGCTGGTTCAATAGCGGGAAATGTTAATAAAGGAGATAATACTTTATTTTGTAGTTGGAATGCGACTAAAGTTGGGGTTGAAAATATCATGAGTTCAAATTTTGGTGTCCCAGTAATATTTGATGAGTTATCGACTTCTACAATTAGTAATCTAACCAACTTGTTATATTCAATAAGCGAAGGGCAAGGAAGAGAGCGAGCAGATAAAAATGGTAATACAAGGGAGAAATTTAATTCAGGTACTTCTATTATTTCAACAGGCGAGTATAGCATTTTTAGTAACTCTGCCAAAAATGATGGATTAAGAGTACGTATCATTGAAATTAATGAGGCAATTACATCATCATCTTCGAATTCAGATGCTATCAAAAAAGTTGTAAGAAAAAATTATGGTCATGTATTGCCAATAATATCTGAGTATTTATTAAATAATGAAGAGCAATTGGTGACTATTTACGAAGAACATAGACAGTGGTTTAAATTAGCATTAGCAAATGAAGAAAGCAAAACAGGCATACGAATGATAAGTAGGTATGCTGTTATATTGACTTCGGCAACAGTTTTTGAATTAGCATTAGATGTAAAGCTAGGCATAGAGGAAATAAGAAACTATCTATTAAATTATCATAATAGCACAATATTAGAACGTTCATTAACAGAGAAAGCAATGGAAGTTCTTATTCAGTATATAGCTGTAAATTCAGGCAAATTTAGCCATGGTGGTCCATTGTCTAATATGATAGAAAACAATGGAGTGATAATAGCGCAAAATGACTATATAGAAGTGAGGATTATTCGTTCCGTTTTCGAACGCATATTAAGGGACAATGGGTTTGAAGATACAAAAAATGTAATTAAATCATTAGCTAACGACAATAAATTAGTTACAGATAAAGATAGAAAAACAAATCAAAGAAAAGTAAAGAATAATAATGGCGAAATGGAATCAATTGTCTATTATCACATAAAAATTGACAAAAAACTTGCTGAAACATTGAATTTAAAGTTCGAATGA
- a CDS encoding MerR family transcriptional regulator, whose amino-acid sequence MRIDEVSKKLNIAKSKIRYYEKIGLLRIPRDTNQYRYFDDTAMIDLKMIMDLKALDIGLEDMKYIIELFHKPTTQTCNINSVEYINKVIQEKEDELNNQILILNKLKKIHELSKDNQYELNKETILKELNQRREHND is encoded by the coding sequence ATGAGAATTGATGAAGTTTCCAAAAAACTAAATATCGCTAAATCGAAAATCAGATATTATGAAAAAATTGGCTTACTCAGAATACCGAGAGACACGAACCAATATAGGTATTTCGATGACACGGCTATGATAGATTTGAAAATGATTATGGACTTAAAAGCGTTAGATATAGGGTTAGAAGATATGAAGTACATCATTGAATTATTTCATAAGCCGACAACGCAGACTTGTAATATTAATTCTGTGGAGTATATAAATAAAGTGATACAAGAAAAAGAAGATGAGTTGAATAATCAAATATTGATACTGAATAAGCTTAAAAAAATTCATGAATTATCTAAAGATAACCAATATGAACTAAATAAAGAAACAATTCTAAAAGAACTCAATCAAAGGAGAGAACATAATGATTAG
- a CDS encoding YafY family protein, which translates to MAKMDNLLAVLWMLSSDKKVTAKQISDKLEMNIRTVYRYMDTLSKSGVPIISDTGHNGGYTLLNDFIEAPLFFNSEEQIALCHAANFAEEAGYYGGNSLNSAIRKLRNHSKLDQESEIEKHMSSLEVIKQNNIYPSYSHLEALEYCVVNRNSVIISYWKRSDDTSNDRQVDPYRIIYWKNKWYLVAYCHLRDDVRTFRVDRIERLILTDETFEQPEDFSAENFFMGNLLPIKENEDATTTLVINGDVSTLDEICHHWFLGHYLKERTFNQAVFQLEETIMNKYVPQLLLSYGKGVRVVEPLSLKEEMIKNLSDLIEFYQK; encoded by the coding sequence ATGGCTAAAATGGATAATTTACTTGCAGTTCTATGGATGCTTAGTTCAGATAAGAAAGTTACTGCCAAGCAAATTTCAGACAAGCTAGAAATGAATATCAGAACTGTGTATCGCTATATGGATACACTTTCAAAAAGTGGCGTGCCCATCATTTCAGATACTGGACATAATGGTGGATATACATTGTTAAATGATTTTATTGAAGCGCCACTCTTTTTTAATTCTGAGGAACAAATTGCATTATGTCATGCCGCAAATTTTGCAGAAGAAGCGGGTTATTATGGTGGAAATTCGTTAAATAGTGCTATTAGAAAGTTAAGAAACCATTCGAAATTGGATCAAGAAAGTGAAATAGAGAAACATATGTCTAGTCTTGAAGTAATTAAGCAAAATAACATATATCCTTCATATAGCCATTTAGAAGCATTAGAATATTGCGTAGTTAATAGAAATTCTGTCATTATTTCATATTGGAAAAGAAGCGATGACACATCAAATGACAGGCAGGTGGATCCGTACAGAATTATTTACTGGAAAAACAAATGGTATTTAGTCGCATATTGCCATCTTAGAGATGATGTTCGAACATTTAGAGTGGATAGAATAGAAAGGCTCATATTAACTGATGAAACGTTTGAACAGCCCGAAGACTTTTCAGCAGAAAACTTTTTTATGGGGAATTTGTTGCCAATTAAGGAAAATGAAGATGCAACAACAACTTTAGTAATTAATGGAGATGTAAGTACATTAGATGAAATTTGTCACCATTGGTTTCTAGGACATTACTTAAAAGAAAGAACATTCAATCAAGCAGTTTTTCAGCTTGAAGAAACAATTATGAATAAATACGTACCGCAATTATTGTTGTCATATGGTAAAGGGGTTCGAGTTGTAGAGCCTTTGAGTTTAAAAGAAGAAATGATTAAGAACTTGTCCGATTTAATTGAATTCTATCAAAAATAA
- the yycI gene encoding two-component system regulatory protein YycI, which yields MNWKHAKTLFIIVFFLINVVLVILYVDKYNKSKLNPSATENGVNFAQENIKLPKNIPEVSKVKMQLITARSRNFEEDTEDRSDSSQSENGYVLTKEVNETVDVKLDPISHLKPYINDNVYKGNEYQYQETKGEEIKYEQTFEGFPIMNNKRAALTFVVADNQVKSYKQAAMEDIRPSKGANNKRHKVISAYEALEALYYNQYLKDGDEVKGLRLGYYTVVKETNLQVLQANWEIQVKRGNQTKTYYVEAVSSNPKIIEQ from the coding sequence ATGAATTGGAAACACGCCAAAACATTATTCATTATCGTATTCTTCCTTATTAATGTCGTGCTTGTCATTTTGTATGTTGATAAGTACAACAAGTCAAAACTGAATCCATCAGCGACGGAGAACGGCGTCAACTTCGCACAAGAAAACATCAAACTACCGAAAAATATTCCCGAAGTAAGCAAAGTGAAAATGCAGCTGATAACAGCACGTTCACGTAACTTTGAAGAAGACACAGAAGATCGGAGCGACTCAAGCCAAAGTGAAAACGGATATGTTCTGACGAAGGAAGTCAATGAAACGGTCGATGTCAAATTGGACCCAATTTCTCACCTTAAACCGTACATTAACGATAACGTCTACAAAGGCAATGAATATCAATATCAAGAAACAAAAGGTGAAGAAATCAAATATGAACAAACATTTGAAGGCTTCCCAATCATGAACAATAAGCGTGCTGCCCTGACATTTGTCGTTGCAGATAATCAGGTAAAATCATATAAGCAAGCTGCTATGGAAGACATCCGTCCGTCTAAAGGGGCGAATAATAAGCGTCACAAAGTCATCAGTGCGTATGAAGCATTAGAAGCACTTTATTACAATCAGTACCTTAAAGATGGCGATGAAGTGAAGGGCTTGCGGTTAGGTTATTATACCGTCGTAAAAGAGACGAATCTGCAAGTGCTTCAAGCCAATTGGGAAATTCAAGTAAAGCGTGGTAATCAGACGAAAACGTATTATGTTGAGGCTGTCTCATCGAATCCAAAAATTATAGAACAGTAG
- a CDS encoding MBL fold metallo-hydrolase, giving the protein MSVLASGSTGNATYIENDKGSLLVDVGLTGKKMEGLFEQIDRKIENLNGILVTHEHVDHIKGLGVIARKYGLPIYANEKTWSCIEKKDSKIPTDQKFIFNPYETKSIAGFDIESFSVSHDAIDPQFYIFHNDYKKLTLITDTGYVSDRMKGMIRGSDAFVFESNHDVDMLRMGRYPWKTKQRILSDMGHVSNEDAAFAMRDVITGQTKRIYLSHLSQDNNMKDLARMSVGQILQDHDIDTTNEVKLCDTDKEQATPIYTL; this is encoded by the coding sequence ATGAGTGTACTTGCAAGTGGCAGTACAGGAAACGCCACTTATATAGAGAATGACAAAGGCAGTCTACTTGTCGATGTTGGTCTGACAGGTAAGAAGATGGAAGGCTTATTTGAACAAATAGACCGCAAAATTGAAAATCTGAACGGCATTCTAGTGACACATGAACATGTCGATCACATTAAAGGATTAGGTGTAATTGCACGTAAATACGGACTGCCTATTTATGCGAATGAAAAAACATGGTCGTGCATCGAAAAGAAAGACAGCAAGATTCCAACCGATCAGAAGTTCATTTTTAATCCATATGAAACAAAGTCAATTGCAGGCTTTGATATTGAATCATTCAGCGTGTCTCATGATGCAATTGATCCGCAATTTTATATTTTTCATAATGATTATAAGAAATTGACATTAATCACAGATACAGGCTATGTGTCCGATCGCATGAAAGGCATGATTCGTGGCAGCGATGCCTTCGTATTCGAGAGTAACCATGATGTCGATATGTTGCGTATGGGACGTTATCCGTGGAAAACAAAGCAACGTATTCTGAGTGATATGGGGCACGTATCCAACGAAGATGCAGCCTTTGCGATGAGAGACGTCATCACAGGTCAGACGAAACGCATTTACTTGTCGCATCTGTCTCAAGATAACAATATGAAAGACTTGGCACGTATGAGCGTTGGACAGATTTTACAAGATCATGATATTGATACGACGAACGAAGTAAAACTGTGTGATACAGATAAAGAACAAGCAACACCTATCTATACATTATAA